The DNA region TAAAATTGAGAAAAAGGTTTTTCTTTCCTTTTGGAGAAGTATATCTAACTTCTTCTTTTCGGTAATATCATCGACCATCTCAATCGCTGCAACAATATTACCATCATTATCTTTCAGAGGGGATGAAACGATCCTGTAACGTATGCTTTCTTTTCCCGCAGGAGTATCGGTAACTGACTCGTAGACCTGACCGTCCAAGAGCGTTTTATACGTCGGACAGTAAGAACAAATGGCATCTCTCGGTGGATTATTGAATGCCTTATAACAAACCGGATTTTTTGAGGTATCGATATCTGGGAACCACTTCTTCATCTGATTGTTCAGGGAGAGGATTTCCATGTGCGGGCTGATGAGTGCAACGCCTACGCCTATATTGTCGATAACACCACTGTATCTCTCTTCTAACTCCCTCAGCCCATCTACTGCACTTTTTCGCTCAAGGCCAAGCCGTTTTATCTCACATATAAGCTGTTCTTTTGTCTTATCTTCATAGCCCATCACATGTTCCTATACCAAAGTATAGCATATTTATTATGTTTTAGGATTTTAAGAAATGAATGTCTTACTTCATATCCCAGTCGTTCACATAGAATGGATTAAACTGGTCTGATGGGATCTGAACAGGCTTCATATGTGAGGATCTCCATTTCATCCAGAACCTTCCCGATACAACAACACCGAGTGCAAAGAAGGCCTGCACACTATACTCAACAAGCTGACCAGGGTTATGGAATATCTTTTCCACCATCGGGTCTTCCATAATCATGCTGCCCGCAACTTTACCGAGAATAGCGGCTCCAATCCATATAATAACCGGGAATCTTTCCATAAGCCGTGAAAGGAAACTGCTCGCAAGAATCACAATGGGGATGCTCATGCCAAGTCCGATAACAAGAAGGGTGAGATTCCCCCTGCTTGCCCCGGCCACAGCGAGAACATTGTCTACGCTCATGACAAGGTCGGCAATGAGAATTGTTGTTATAGCTTTCCAGACATTTTTTACATTATTTTCTGCATTTCCCTCAGCGCCTTCTTCCAGGAAAAGTTTTACTGCAATCCAGGCAACAAGGATACCACCTGCAAGCTTCATAAAGGGAATATCAAGGAGCTTTGCCGCAAAAAAGGTAAGCACAATGCGCAGCAGCACCGCAATGCCTGTACCATAGAGAATCCCCTGCTTTCTCTGCTTATCCGGAAGGGATCGTACTGCCATGGCAATGACTACTGCGTTGTCTCCAGAAAGGACAATATTAACAAGCATAATGCTCAGAAGCGCAACAGCAAATTCCATATTAAAGGAGAAGTTGAAAAGGTGTCCTATATCCATTATATCCTCCGTAGGATGCGAATTAACTTATTCATGCAATAGTTATAACCGCTTTGCAGTTTTTTATGAATCGGGCGATTCCTGATTAAAGTGCGGGATTTACCTGAAACTAAGGGTGTATAAGGAGGAGTATAGGTAGGGGAAAAGATAGCGTTGCATATCAAATGCAAGTGCTATACGAAAAGATTCTTTGAAAAATTATATTTTAAAGATTTATAAAATATGATGAATGCTTGGAATCATTAAAGAAAAATGGCGGAGGGAGTAGGATTTGAACCCACTTTACCCCTTGATATCATTGACTCTACGAGTGAAATAAAACAGAAATAGAACAGAGTGTGGTTAACCTGTTTTTATGTTTCGTAAAGAAATAGAGAAGAAAACAAATTTTTGGAAAGTAGTCAATGTCACCCGCACCTACTGGGGGAATACATCACCCACGCACTATAAAAATATAATTATTTAGAACACCTACAACTAAACAGATTCAGTTAAATAAAATGCTAAGGATTACCGATTGAAACGAAGCATAACGCCTTTTTTATATCCAGATTCTAACATAGAAACTGGACCGGTTTTGTGGGGCAGGTCGCTTGACATATAAAAATGACATAGGGTAATCTGTAGTTATGGACCTCATACAAAACTGTGACAGGGCGGATACCCCCGACAAATGCTCAGGGGAAACGCTCTTCATAAGGGATATGCAATTTCCGGGGGTGCTCGATGCAGTGACCGTCTGCTCCGCTTCACGAAGGGCGAACATACTTAAGGTAGAACTGCCGGAGATGCCGAAGGGATACTTCACGGTTGACGCCTCGGATATCCCGGGCAGAAACCATGTCGTTTACTTTCGCGACCCCTGTCCTTATTTTGCCGAAGGCCGGGTCAACTACATAGGACAGCCGATTATGCTGGTGGTTGGTCCAGATATCCGTCTGGTGCGCAAACTGGCCGGGGAAGTCTGTATCGAATACGACGAGATACCGCCAATCAAAACTATAGACGATGCCCTTTCGGGTAATTTCCCCCCTTTACACAAAGACAATAATGTATATGCAGAAGAGGCGTTCCATTACGGGGAGGTGGAACAGGCATTTTCCGAGGCCGCGGAGATTTTCGAGACTGTAACCCTGACCGGCTATCAGGAACATCTCTACATGGAACCGCAAGGGGTCGTAGCCGTGCCTGATGGCGACCGCATTACGGTCTATGCCTCAACCCAGGGACCGCACGCCGTGCGTTTGACCCTTGCCGGGGCATTCGGGTGGGACCCGGGACGGTTTCGCGTGTGCCAGACCCCTGTTGGCGGGGGGTTTGGAGGAAAGATAGAGCTGCCGCTCATCCTCGCGGGGCACGCCGCCTTTGCCGCCCTGAAATGCGGCAGGCCAGTCAGGTTGGCATATTCACGGGAAGAGGACATGCTTGCGACCACCAAGCGCCATCCGTCCAGAGCGGTTGTCCGCACGGCCCTGAATAAAGAAAAACAGATAACTGCCATTGACATCGATGTGGTTTTCCAGGCCGGCGGATATGCCTTGTCCTGCGGAATGGTTCTTGACAACGGGTTGAAAAAGGCGACCGGCGTCTATCATTTTCCAGCCGCCAGAGTCAGAGGCCGGGCAGTGGCGACAAATAACCCCATGGGCGGAGCATTACGAGGGTTTGGCGCGCCGCAGATTTTCTTTGCCCTTGAGACCCACATGAACGCCCTGGCCCGTAAATTAGGTGTGGATCCGTTGGCCTTCAAAGCAAATTATTTCATTCGTCAGGGCAACCCTACCCTGACCGGCGGCACGTATCACTTCCATGTTTCGCTTCCTGAAGTTGTGGAAGCGGTAAAAAAAATATCCGATTACAAGAACAGGATTACCTCGCTGCCCAGGGCTCATACCAGGCTATTCGGCATAGGCCAGGCATTGTTCAACTTTGGTGCCCCATTTTCCATAGATTCCAAAATGCCTGCAGGAAATCGGTCAGGCACAATCATGTCCTTGGGATTACTCAAGTGTGAAAACGGGACAATAGAGATTCTTTCAGAATTGGTAGACATGGGCCAGGGCCTTCACACCGTCTTTCGCAAGATTGTTGCAAAAACACTTGATATTCCTATTGAACGGGTTGCATACGACAATGTTGATACGGATCACGTGCCTCCATTCACCATCACAGGCGCATCCATGTCTGTGGTAGCCATCGGGCGCACACTCAAAAATGTAGCGGAAAAACTAAAACCTCGCCTGAATGAGCCTGGCGAGATACGCATAATCGAACAATATCAGCAACCTCCCCATGTAAATTGGGATGCGGCAAAACAACAGGGCGATCCCTTCCATTCATATGTATGGGGGGCGGTTATCGCCGAGGTGGAGGTGGACACCGTCACCTGGCAGGTCCTGGTGCGTCATCTCTGGATGGCTATTGATATAGGAACAGCCATAGACAGACGCATCGTGCGCGGGCAGATAGACGGCGGCGTTATGCAGGGATTGGGCTATGCCCTACTCGAATCGATCCCTCCGGATACGATGATTGCATCTTTGGCCGATTACATTATTCCCACATCTCTTGATGCCCCGGCTATTGAAAGCATCCTTGTGGAAAATCTTTATCTGGAAGGGCCTTACGGCGCGAAATGTACAGGCGAACCTCCCCTTGTCGGAATGGCCCCGGCCATAGCCGATGCTGTTGCCAACGCTTGCGGTGTTGAGATTACACAATTGCCGATTTCCCCTGAATATTTGATGAAAAGGGTGATTGAAAAACCATGACTGTATCCATACCATTTGAGCTGAATGGCGTTCCGGTAGAGGCCGATGCCTCTCTGGAGACACGTCTGGTGGATGTACTACGCGAACAGTTCAAACTTACCGGAACAAAAGAGGGCTGCGGCGAGGGTGAATGCGGAGCATGTATGATCCTGCTCGACGGCCAGCCGGTTCTTTCCTGTATTACAGCGGTGGGCGCTGTGCGCGGCAGGCAGGTAACCACAATCGAGGGGTTGAGATCAACAACGGGCTTTGCCGTGCTTTCCCAGGCCTTGAATGATGCCGGGGCAGTTCAATGCGGATTCTGCACACCGGGGACGATTGTTACTGCATACGCATTGTTGAGGGATTTTCCGATGCCTGATGAAAAGACCATCCGTGAGGCTCTTGCGGGCAATCTCTGCCGCTGCACCGGGTACAACATGATCGTGGAGGCCGTCACTTTGGCGGCCCAAAAAAGGGGAGATGCATGGTAACCGGCACAACTTCATGCCCGGAGACAATCGAGGCAGCGGCCAAAGCTAAGGCGGACGGAGCTATATTGTACGCCGGGGGTACGGATGTCATGCTGCGTTATGCCCAGGCTATACGAACCGGCCAGACCGTCCCATTTGTTTTCCTGAATGTGGTGAACGGGCTTAAAGACGTGGTGGTCGGCGGATCGAAAACCCGTATCGGCGCGATGATTACCATGTCCAAAATAACACGGCATCCGGACATCCCCGATCTGTTGAGGCAGGCCTGCGGTGTGGTAGGCTCTCCAGCCCTGCGCAACGTTGCAACTCTTGGCGGCAATATCTGCACGGCCTCGCCTGCAGGCGACAGTCTGCCAGCATTGTGTGTCCTTGAGGCCCTTGTGGAACTGCGGTCGCCGACAAAAACACGGATTGTGCCCATTGATAAATTTATTTCCGGCCCCAAAGAAACAGTTTTGGCGCCGGACGAACTTCTTGTCGCCGTAATAATCCCGGATAACAACCTGAAATGTTTTTATCACCGCAAGGTCAGTTCAAGAACGGCAAACGCCATAACAAAGGTCTCCATTGCCGCGGCAACAACGATAGAGGACGGAATAATAAAAGACATTCGCCTGGCCTTTGGGGCAGTCGGCCCGACAGTCATCAGATGTACCTCGCTTGAACAGGAACTTAAAGGCATATCTGCAGACAAGCTTCCCAAAACGATGCCGCATTGGAAACACCAGGTGGCGAAACTGATTGAGCCGATAGACGATCTACGATCAACCGCTCAATACCGCTGCATCATTGCATCAAACCTTTTTGAGGAAATAGTGAATGCCATAAATAAACGAGTGCCGGAGCATTCCGGCTTAATATGACACATCCCAAAAGCCTTTACAGCAAAGAATTTATAGTCATAAACATCATTTTTTTCATTACCGCAATGGTAATGGCAATCTTTTTTCGCCTTCACCCTTACCTTGAATCCATTAATATCAACCCGGCATGGATCGGCCCCATAATGTCTGCAGATTCCATGGCGGGGATGTTTCTGCAGCCTGTCTTCAGTTTGATGCTCACCGCAGGCAATTCAAAGAGATGGATGTACCTCGGCATCTCATGGATAATAGTTTCCTTGTTGCTTTATAACATCTATTTTACCGCGCCCGCCCTTATTGCGATAAGGATACTTCAGGGAACAGGGTTTGTCTGCGTGTCATCGGCAATAATGGCCCTTATAGCAGAATACATCCCCGTAGAAAAAAGCGGGCAGGCATTCGGTTTTATTACATCAGCGAGGCTTCTGCCGTTTGCCCTTATGCCGCCCGTGATGGGCTATTGCTTCAGCGGGACAGACGGCTTCATCACAGCGCTCAGGTATTCCGTTGTTATTATGGCATGCGCAATGGCGATACTTTTTTTGCTTAAACCCGCTTACTCACCGGGTGAAAAACAAAGAGCCTCCAAACGCCTGACCAAAGAAGAGATACTGGGCAATTTCGGGGACCGGGGCGTCCTGATGCTGCTTTTGATAAACATATTGCTCTACACCGGCTATTCAATGGCGTTCTTCTTTCTGGCGGGGTACTGCAGTTCTAAAGGGATAGCAAATCCCGGCCTGTTTTTTACCATAGCGGTATTAGTAATGATCGCGGTCAGGTTTTCCTTCGCCGTATTGTTTGACAGATTCAGCAAGTTTGCAATAACGGCCGTCTGCATGGTAGGTCTTGCCGCATGTTATTTATCTCTGCCTTTTGTTACAGGAAAGGCCGGTTTTTACACAATCGCTTTTTTTACAGGTCTCGGATGGGGGATCGCCATGCCTCTCCTTCTGGCTGTAATGTTCGACATATCGCCGCCGTCTTTCAGAGGTCTCAACTTGAACATGTCGGTTGCCATGGTGTTTGTGGGTTTTTTTGTCAGCCCCCTTGCGGGCGGCTTTATACTTGAAAGATCGGGCTACGATATGCTCTTTTATTTCTGCGGGATATTGAGCGTTATTGCCTTCCCTCTGATTATGCTTGCAAGGAGGAGTCGTGTCATCGGATGAAAGATACGAAATAGAAGAAGGGCAGAAATTTGTAATAGATATGTTCCGGAACGAAGACGCGGAGGGCGTCTCGCGCCTTTTCAGGACCGTTTATGGCGAGGACTATCCTGTAAAACTTGTTTACAATCCGGCAGCACTTATAGAGGCGCTCGATAAAAGGGAGAATATACCTGCCGTTGCCCGCACCGGAAAAGGGGATATTGTCGGCTATAGCGCGCTTTACCGGTCTGCGCCCAACCCCGGTCTTTACGAGATCGGCCAGGGCCTGGTGCTGCCTTCCTATCGCAGTGGGGGCATAATTTCAAAAATAAACTTTTTTCTCTACGATGCCTCCTCGAGACAAAACATAGATGCCGTATTCGGCGAGGCGGTCTGTAATCATGTATATATGCAGAAAAGCGGGGCAGGTGTTATCGGAAACGATACGGAAACCGCGATCGAGATCGATCTCATGCCTGCCGAGGTATATGTCGCAGAAAAAAGCTCCTCGGGCAAGGTGGCGGCAATATCTATGTTTGCGATTTTTAATCAAAGTCCACAGACCTTATATATCCCGAAGATATATAAGGCACCGTTTAACTACATTCTCTCTACAAAAAACATCAGGCTAAACGATAAGCATACATTTCTTGAATCCTCCGGGGTTGCACCTGTGGATATAATATCCGAATATAAATCTCAGACCTTCGATTTTGCAAAAGTAGCTCGCATCGCTTTTTTTGAGGCAGGCGGGGATTTTGAAACAATCTTTGAAAAGATCGAGGAAGATATACTGCTTCAGCGCATTATGGTAATCCAGGTATGGCTTAAGCTAACAACCCCCTGGATAGGCAGCATTGTCGATATGTTAAGGGGAAAGGGGTACTTTCTGGGCGGGATTCTGCCCAGGTGGTTCGGAGGCGACGGCATGCTCATGCAAAAGGTCATAGGGCGACCGAACTGGGAGGGGATTAACCTGTATTCGGAACGTGCCCGGCAGATATTGCGTTTCATAAAAGATGACTGGCAGAAGACTTCTGCCGGTCAATAAATTCAGGAGGATATCCATGCAGAATTTTCTTGATCGCACATTTCCTATACTGGGAGAGGAAGGGCTTAAGGCGCTTTCGACCCCGCTTATCACCCTTTCGGGGCTTGGCGGAGTCGGCGGCGGAACATTTTTGAATCTTGTCCGCTGCGGGGTAAAAAGGTTTCGGCTGGCGGAAAACGGTATTTTTGACCCCCCTGACATGAATCGTCAGGCAGCGGCTTTCGCTTCGACTATCGGAATGCCCAAGATTGAGGTATACGAAAGGCTTGCCCGCGAGATCAATCCTGAGATCGAACTCGAACTCTTTCCCGAAGGACTAACCGTCCGTAATATTGAGCGGTTTCTCGAAGGCAGCGATGTCCATGTGGGTGTGATAGATGTAGAAAAAGGCACGGATGTAAAGGCGATGGAATCCGAACTTGTCAGAAGATACAATATTCCTCTGTTTACTGCCGGGGTCTTTGGATTCGGCGCTACAATGATTGCATATCACCCTGAAGGCATGCCAGCTACTGAATTCTGGGGATTGATGGCGAAAAAAACTACAGGGAATTCTGTTTTTCCATCCTTTCTCATTGACAGGTTCGATAAAACCGTGATGGAGCGGGTGAAAAACGCTGTCAAAACGGGTAAAATAGCCACAACAAGCGTCGGCGGCACACTGTCGGGAACCATCCTTGCATCGGAGGTATTGGCATACCTCCTGCGCGGGACAGATATTGTAAACCGCGAGATTATCTTTGCCCCCAAGTTCATTGTAATTGATCTTTTGCGGCTTACTATGGAAGTAGTTGATATTACTAAATAAAGGAGAGATCCATGAACTTACCGAAATACCCGGCCTTACAATACCGCTGGCAGATTAAAGACACAGACACAGGGGCGCAACTCGTATATTTCGGCCTGCGTAACCCGCCCAACCATACGAAAAACATAATACCCCTGCCGAGTGAGCTTGCCGACAGTCTGCGGTTGCTTAACGGCAAGACCGCGAGCAATGATCTGCCGTCTTCCCTTACCGGCAGTGAAATATATGCCCGACTGGTTTCTGAAAAGATTGTTGTGGAGGCGGATAAAGTACACAAGCCATCCTCAAAAGAACATTACCGGGAGTGTGTGCGCTGCGTTACCAACGACTACATCCTCCCCGGATTGGAGTTTGACGAAAACGGGCTCTGCGCATTCTGCCAGTGTTATGAACAGGCGGAAAAATCAGGCCGGGGGTCGTTGATGCAGGAAGGCGCGACAGACGATGAATTGCTCAAAATTGCCGCTGAAAACACCCGTTCGCGCTTTGATGTCATGGTTTTATATACGGGCGGCAAAGACTCCACATACCTGCTCTGGTATCTGGCCAAAAAGCTCGGGCTGCGCGTGCTTGTCGCTTCGTGGAATATGCCATACACCAACGATACGTGCAGAGAAAACATGCGCCGGGCCATGCGTCTCCTCCCGGATACGGAATTTATTGAACGTACCATGCCCTGGAATGTCGTCCGGCAGGCAATGCACAACCAGTTTGAATATACCGGCCTCCCATGCCTCTGCCCTATGGCTGCCCATGCGCTCTTTTATCCCCTCGCCGCACAGGAAAAGATACCTGTGATTATGCACGGGGTCGAAGAGGTGCAACTGGCTGTGATGAATTATGTGATGACAGAGATCAAATCGGGACAGCCCCAAAAGGAACAAGCCCCCGATTTCCGCGCCA from Pseudomonadota bacterium includes:
- a CDS encoding FAD binding domain-containing protein, whose translation is MVTGTTSCPETIEAAAKAKADGAILYAGGTDVMLRYAQAIRTGQTVPFVFLNVVNGLKDVVVGGSKTRIGAMITMSKITRHPDIPDLLRQACGVVGSPALRNVATLGGNICTASPAGDSLPALCVLEALVELRSPTKTRIVPIDKFISGPKETVLAPDELLVAVIIPDNNLKCFYHRKVSSRTANAITKVSIAAATTIEDGIIKDIRLAFGAVGPTVIRCTSLEQELKGISADKLPKTMPHWKHQVAKLIEPIDDLRSTAQYRCIIASNLFEEIVNAINKRVPEHSGLI
- a CDS encoding (2Fe-2S)-binding protein, which encodes MTVSIPFELNGVPVEADASLETRLVDVLREQFKLTGTKEGCGEGECGACMILLDGQPVLSCITAVGAVRGRQVTTIEGLRSTTGFAVLSQALNDAGAVQCGFCTPGTIVTAYALLRDFPMPDEKTIREALAGNLCRCTGYNMIVEAVTLAAQKRGDAW
- a CDS encoding MFS transporter, with translation MTHPKSLYSKEFIVINIIFFITAMVMAIFFRLHPYLESININPAWIGPIMSADSMAGMFLQPVFSLMLTAGNSKRWMYLGISWIIVSLLLYNIYFTAPALIAIRILQGTGFVCVSSAIMALIAEYIPVEKSGQAFGFITSARLLPFALMPPVMGYCFSGTDGFITALRYSVVIMACAMAILFLLKPAYSPGEKQRASKRLTKEEILGNFGDRGVLMLLLINILLYTGYSMAFFFLAGYCSSKGIANPGLFFTIAVLVMIAVRFSFAVLFDRFSKFAITAVCMVGLAACYLSLPFVTGKAGFYTIAFFTGLGWGIAMPLLLAVMFDISPPSFRGLNLNMSVAMVFVGFFVSPLAGGFILERSGYDMLFYFCGILSVIAFPLIMLARRSRVIG
- a CDS encoding xanthine dehydrogenase family protein molybdopterin-binding subunit, which gives rise to MDLIQNCDRADTPDKCSGETLFIRDMQFPGVLDAVTVCSASRRANILKVELPEMPKGYFTVDASDIPGRNHVVYFRDPCPYFAEGRVNYIGQPIMLVVGPDIRLVRKLAGEVCIEYDEIPPIKTIDDALSGNFPPLHKDNNVYAEEAFHYGEVEQAFSEAAEIFETVTLTGYQEHLYMEPQGVVAVPDGDRITVYASTQGPHAVRLTLAGAFGWDPGRFRVCQTPVGGGFGGKIELPLILAGHAAFAALKCGRPVRLAYSREEDMLATTKRHPSRAVVRTALNKEKQITAIDIDVVFQAGGYALSCGMVLDNGLKKATGVYHFPAARVRGRAVATNNPMGGALRGFGAPQIFFALETHMNALARKLGVDPLAFKANYFIRQGNPTLTGGTYHFHVSLPEVVEAVKKISDYKNRITSLPRAHTRLFGIGQALFNFGAPFSIDSKMPAGNRSGTIMSLGLLKCENGTIEILSELVDMGQGLHTVFRKIVAKTLDIPIERVAYDNVDTDHVPPFTITGASMSVVAIGRTLKNVAEKLKPRLNEPGEIRIIEQYQQPPHVNWDAAKQQGDPFHSYVWGAVIAEVEVDTVTWQVLVRHLWMAIDIGTAIDRRIVRGQIDGGVMQGLGYALLESIPPDTMIASLADYIIPTSLDAPAIESILVENLYLEGPYGAKCTGEPPLVGMAPAIADAVANACGVEITQLPISPEYLMKRVIEKP
- a CDS encoding ThiF family adenylyltransferase encodes the protein MQNFLDRTFPILGEEGLKALSTPLITLSGLGGVGGGTFLNLVRCGVKRFRLAENGIFDPPDMNRQAAAFASTIGMPKIEVYERLAREINPEIELELFPEGLTVRNIERFLEGSDVHVGVIDVEKGTDVKAMESELVRRYNIPLFTAGVFGFGATMIAYHPEGMPATEFWGLMAKKTTGNSVFPSFLIDRFDKTVMERVKNAVKTGKIATTSVGGTLSGTILASEVLAYLLRGTDIVNREIIFAPKFIVIDLLRLTMEVVDITK
- a CDS encoding TerC family protein, which codes for MDIGHLFNFSFNMEFAVALLSIMLVNIVLSGDNAVVIAMAVRSLPDKQRKQGILYGTGIAVLLRIVLTFFAAKLLDIPFMKLAGGILVAWIAVKLFLEEGAEGNAENNVKNVWKAITTILIADLVMSVDNVLAVAGASRGNLTLLVIGLGMSIPIVILASSFLSRLMERFPVIIWIGAAILGKVAGSMIMEDPMVEKIFHNPGQLVEYSVQAFFALGVVVSGRFWMKWRSSHMKPVQIPSDQFNPFYVNDWDMK